The Vicia villosa cultivar HV-30 ecotype Madison, WI linkage group LG1, Vvil1.0, whole genome shotgun sequence genome includes a region encoding these proteins:
- the LOC131643724 gene encoding serine carboxypeptidase-like 27, with the protein MSYYYSIFCVVLFLSIGISLASSIEDQKRDKISRLPGQPENVGFEQYSGYVTVNEQNGRALFYWLTEAPLSREPNSRPLVLWLNGGPGCSSIAYGASEEIGPFHIKSDGKSLYLNPYAWNNLANILFLESTAGVGFSYCNKTEDMHTFGDQKTAEDAYIFLVNWFERFPQYKHREFYMVGESYAGHYVPQLAQIVNQRNKGIVYPIINFKGFMVGNGVTDDYHDYVGTFEYWWTHGLISDSTYKMLRTACDLGSLQHPSAQCLHALTVAQSEQGEIDGYSINTPPCNETSLSLRRGVNGRYPWMYKAYDPCTERYSDVYFNRPEVQKAFHANVTGISYAWKACSHVLWNYWSDSPLSMLPIYQELINDGLRIWVYSGDTDAVLPLTATRYSIAALKLPTIINWYPWYDNGRVCGWSQVYKGLTFVTVRGAGHEVPLHKPHEAFILFRSFLENKHMPSSS; encoded by the exons ATGAGTTATTATTATTCCATATTCTGTGTTGTTTTGTTTCTATCCATTGGAATTTCTTTGGCTTCTTCAATTGAAGATCAAAAGAGAGATAAGATAAGTAGATTACCAGGGCAACCAGAGAATGTTGGATTTGAACAGTATTCAGGTTATGTGACTGTGAATGAACAGAATGGAAGAGCACTGTTTTACTGGTTGACTGAAGCTCCGCTGAGCCGGGAGCCTAATTCTAGGCCACTGGTTTTGTGGCTCAATGGTGGTCCTGGTTGTTCTTCTATTGCGTACGGTGCTTCTGAGGAAATTGGCCCTTTTCATATTAAGTCTGATGGCAAATCACTTTACTTGAATCCTTATGCTTGGAACAATT TGGCAAACATTCTGTTCCTTGAGTCTACTGCTGGTGTTGGTTTTTCTTACTGTAATAAAACAGAAGATATGCACACATTTGGCGACCAGAAAACAG CGGAAGATGcatatatttttcttgttaattgGTTTGAAAGATTTCCTCAATATAAGCATAGAGAATTCTACATGGTCGGCGAAAGTTATGCAG gtcATTATGTTCCTCAACTGGCTCAAATTGTTAACCAGCGAAATAAGGGAATCGTTTATCCAATTATAAATTTTAAGGGATTTATG GTTGGAAATGGTGTGACTGATGATTATCATGATTACGTTGGTACATTCGAGTACTGGTGGACACATGGTTTGATTTCAGATTCCACGTATAAGATGCTAAGAACTGCCTGTGATTTGGGGTCCTTGCAGCATCCATCAGCACAATGTTTGCATGCTCTTACAGTGGCACAATCTGAGCAAGGAGAAATTGATGGATATAGCATTAATACACCACCTTGTAACGAAACATCATTATCGCTTAGACGCGGCGTGAACGGTCGTTAT CCATGGATGTATAAAGCATATGATCCATGTACTGAAAGGTATTCGGATGTGTATTTCAATCGTCCAGAAGTTCAGAAGGCCTTTCATGCCAATGTAACAGGAATTTCCTATGCATGGAAGGCGTGCAGTCATGTTCTTTGGAATTATTGGTCTGATTCTCCATTGTCCATGCTTCCTATATATCAAGAACTTATTAACGACGGTCTCCGAATATGGGTATACAG TGGAGACACTGATGCTGTACTTCCACTCACTGCAACTCGATATTCTATTGCTGCTTTGAAGCTACCAACCATCATCAATTGGTACCCTTGGTATGATAATGGCCGGGTTTGTGGATGGAGCCAAGTTTATAAAGGACTCACATTCGTGACAGTAAGAGGCGCTGGACACGAGGTTCCTCTTCATAAGCCGCACGAAGCGTTTATTCTTTTTAGATCATTCTTGGAGAACAAGCATATGCCATCATCAAGTTAA